From Kiloniellales bacterium, a single genomic window includes:
- a CDS encoding alcohol dehydrogenase catalytic domain-containing protein — protein sequence MKALVYTANHETTFRDEPDPVVGEGEALVRIDAVGICGSDMHAWHGHDPRRVPPLILGHEAAGTVLSGALEGRRAVLNPLISCGRCEYCTTGRSNLCLARDLIGMVRPGAFAERVAIPERNLIEMPEDMDPARAALTEPCATAWHAVALAGRALWRPIAEAEALVIGGGSVGLLGALILAHFGCARVCLAETNPLRRGTAERCGVETRDPVSAPIEERSFDLVIDAVGSERTRAAAIAAVKPGGVISHLGLQEWAGDFDARTLTLSEVTFIGVYTYTEADLRASLAALHAGALGGLDLLEERPLADGARAFHDLDQGRTPAAKIVLRP from the coding sequence ATGAAGGCGCTGGTCTACACGGCCAACCACGAGACCACCTTCCGCGACGAGCCCGACCCGGTGGTCGGTGAGGGCGAGGCCCTGGTGCGGATCGACGCGGTCGGGATCTGCGGCTCCGACATGCACGCCTGGCACGGCCATGATCCGAGGCGGGTGCCGCCGCTGATCCTCGGCCACGAGGCCGCCGGCACGGTGCTGAGCGGCGCCCTGGAGGGCCGCAGGGCAGTGCTCAACCCGCTGATCAGCTGCGGGCGCTGCGAATACTGCACGACAGGGCGGAGCAACCTCTGCCTGGCACGCGACCTGATCGGGATGGTCCGGCCCGGCGCCTTCGCCGAGCGGGTCGCGATCCCGGAACGCAACCTGATCGAGATGCCGGAGGACATGGACCCGGCCCGGGCCGCGCTGACCGAGCCCTGCGCGACAGCCTGGCACGCCGTGGCACTGGCCGGCCGCGCCCTCTGGCGGCCGATCGCCGAGGCCGAGGCCCTGGTGATCGGCGGCGGTTCGGTCGGGCTGCTGGGCGCCCTGATCCTCGCTCATTTCGGCTGCGCGAGGGTTTGTCTCGCGGAGACCAATCCGCTGCGCCGGGGCACAGCCGAACGTTGCGGCGTCGAGACCCGGGACCCGGTGAGCGCCCCGATCGAGGAGCGCTCCTTCGACCTCGTGATCGATGCGGTCGGCAGCGAGCGCACGCGGGCCGCGGCGATCGCGGCGGTCAAGCCCGGCGGCGTGATCAGCCACCTGGGCTTGCAGGAGTGGGCCGGGGATTTCGACGCCCGGACCCTGACCCTCTCCGAGGTCACCTTCATCGGCGTCTACACCTATACCGAAGCCGATCTCCGCGCCTCGCTCGCCGCGCTTCACGCCGGTGCCCTCGGCGGCCTCGACCTGCTGGAGGAGCGTCCCCTGGCCGACGGTGCCCGGGCTTTCCACGACCTCGACCAGGGCCGAACGCCGGCCGCCAAGATCGTCCTGCGACCCTGA